The following proteins are encoded in a genomic region of Phragmites australis chromosome 9, lpPhrAust1.1, whole genome shotgun sequence:
- the LOC133928039 gene encoding uncharacterized protein LOC133928039 produces MPGHAVIDRQHREGAARLYNDYFADNAVYGDVLFRRRFCMSRRLFLSIVAAVEDHDIWFRHGRDATGKLGLSPLQKMTAAIRQLAYGVSSDAVDEYVRIGASTAVLALRKYVQAIVEVFGEEYLCAPNETDTARLLAEGKRRGFPGMLWSIDCMHWVWKNCPKAWHGAYTGHTRKPSIVLEAIASYDLWIWHAFFGMPGSLNDINVLHRSNLFTRLTDGSAPLVSYSINGNRYDMGYYLGDGIYPEWATILKEIPTPRGNKSIHFSAMQAAVHKDVERAFGVLQARFAIVRGPARVWDQSTLHNIMTACVIMHNMITEDKRGSASPVQVFDFMGEPTQVHRSANEGVLHYVETTQAIHNRAMHLQLRDDLVEHLWSIHGAH; encoded by the exons ATGCCCGGCCATGCGGTTATAGACCGGCAACACCGCGAAGGTGCTGCTAGGCTGTACAACGACTACTTCGCCGACAACGCTGTGTACGGTGATGTCCTGTTTCGTCGAAG GTTTTGTATGTCGCGGCGGTTGTTCTTGAGTATTGTGGCCGCTGTGGAGGACCATGACATCTGGTTCAGGCATGGAAGGGATGCAACGGGGAAGCTCGGCCTTAGCCCGTTGCAAAAAATGACAGCGGCCATACGACAACTAGCATACGGCGTCAGTTCCGATGCAGTTGACGAGTACGTGCGGATAGGGGCGAGCACGGCGGTGCTGGCATTGCGGAAATATGTGCAAGCTATTGTGGAGGTGTTCGGAGAAGAATATCTCTGTGCTCCCAATGAAACTGACACCGCACGCCTCCTGGCAGAAGGCAAGCGCCGTGGGTTCCCCGGGATGCTCTGGAGCATTGACTGCATGCATTGGGTATGGAAGAACTGTCCAAAAGCGTGGCATGGCGCGTACACAGGCCATACTCGCAAGCCTTCTATAGTTTTGGAGGCGATTGCGTCGTATGACttatggatttggcatgcttttTTTGGGATGCCTGGGAGTCTTAACGATATAAACGTTTTGCACCGCTCTAACTTATTTACCAGGCTTACCGATGGGAGTGCCCCACTTGTGTCGTACAGCATAAATGGTAACAGGTACGACATGGGATACTACCTCGGTGACGGCATATACCCCGAATGGGCGACCATACTGAAGGAAATTCCTACACCAAGAGGCAACAAGAGCATCCATTTCTCCGCGATGCAAGCAGCTGTCCACAAGGATGTGGAACGTGCATTTGGTGTCTTGCAAGCTAGGTTTGCTATTGTTCGCGGACCAGCTAGAGTATGGGATCAGTCCACATTGCACAATATCATGACCGCTTGTGTTattatgcacaacatgataactGAGGACAAGCGCGGTAGCGCATCCCCGGTGCAGGTGTTCGACTTCATGGGGGAACCAACTCAAGTCCATCGAAGTGCTAATGAAGGTGTCCTGCATTATGTCGAAACAACTCAAGCTATCCACAACCGTGCAATGCACCTCCAATTGCGTGATGACCTTGTTGAGCACCTTTGGAGTATTCATGGAGCACACTAG